The genomic stretch CGACCTCAGCGCCAATATGGGCGACATCAGTTTCGAGGGCGATCTGGCGTTCCTGAACCAGCTGCAGCAACTCATTCCCTCCAGCGGCTTCTCCGACCCGCCGGCGATCGAGGTGACCTCGCAGGGGGTGACGGTCGGATACTCGCTGGCGATCCCCAGCATCGGCGTCGGCGTCTTCAGCATCGAGAACATTCGGCTCGGCGCCGCGCTGGAGCTGTCGTTCGTCGGCGCTCCGATCCGCTTCCGCTTCGCCTTCAGCGAACGCCAGCATCCGTTCCTGGTCAGCGTGTCGCTGCTCGGCGGCGGCGGGTTCTTCGGGCTGGAGCTTGGCCCCGACGGCATCGAGATGCTGGAGGCATCGATCGAGTTCGGCGCCAACGTCTCGATCGATCTGGTGGTGGCCAGCGCCAACGTCCACATCATGGCGGGCGTCTATCTGAAGCTCGACTTCGCCACCCAGCACTCGCAGCTCACCGGCTATCTGCGCGCGGGCGGCTCCGCCAACGTACTCGGGCTGATCACGCTCTCGGTGGAGTTCTACCTCGGCTTCACCTTCTATCCCGCCGGCGGCGGCGCCGCCTGCAAGATCGCCGGCGAGGCCTCCGTTACCGTGGAAGTGGACGTGCTGATGTTCAGCGCCTCGGTGTCGCTGTCGCTGCGGCGCGAGTTCGGCGACCCGACCGTTTCGTTTGCCGATCTGATCGCGCCCGGAGACTGGAACGAGTATTGCGACGCGTTCGCCGCGTAAGGAGCGAAGGCCATGAGTATTCGCAACATGATGTGGACCGCGCTGCCCAACGGCTTCACGACCGTCGGCGACAAGCTCGTGCTGTCGGTCTATCTCTCGCCGCGGCTCGTGACCGACAATGGCGTCGACGGCACGCTGCAGCAGTTCTTCCCGCAGCTGCAGGACTGGCCGGCGACCATCGGGCCGCTGCAGTTCAAGGTACAGGTTCAGGGCGGACCGGCGTTCACGGTGACGCGCGCCGCTACGATTCCGCTGGAATCGCCGCTGTGGGCGGCGCTGTTCAACAAGGACACCTATGTGCGCTCCTACCAATTCGAGCAGCGCACGACGCAGAACATCCGCTCCTATCCCGTGCGCAAGGTGCTGGCGTTCCTGAAGAACGCCTACCAGGCGGTGGCGATCCAGACGCCGGACCAGCCGCCGACGCGCGGCGATCTCAATTTCGAGGATTCGCCGCGCACCATCACCGACCTCGTTACGATCTCCCTGGTGCTGCCCGAGCTCGAACAGCGCACCGCTGCCGCGATCGAAGTCCGGCTGTTGGACGGCCACGCCATCCCGCCCGCCTTCGGCACACCCGCCACCGATTTCTACCAGGTCCGCACCTTCCATCAGTTCCTGTCGCGGCGTAACCCCGACGGCACGCCCGCGCCGCTGCAAAAGCAGACCTTGCCAAAACTCGATTTCCACGACGTGGTGAGCCGGCTCTCGCAATATCCGGAACTGCTGCGGCGGCTCGGCCTGGTGGTCGACCTGGAGCTGCCGACAACCGTTCCGGCGGCCGGAAACATCCAGGTCATTCCGCAGCTCGCGGGACCGGCGCCGATGTCTCCGTGGACCGCCTACCAGGTCGACACCACGCGCCGGCGTTTCCAGCCGGCGGCAGGCACCGAGGTCGCCGACGGCATGCTGCAGCTTGGCGGCGGCAACTACGACGCGGTCGAGGTCGACGTGGATGGCGCCGCGCACAAGATGCTCGACTTCGCCTTCAACCTCGGCCGCCTCGACCATGTCACGCGAACCCCTGGCAGCGCCAAGCGCTTTGGCTTTCCCTCGTTGCGCTCCGCCGGCTTCGCCGCCACCCGCCAGGGACGTGCGGTGCAGCTGCATGACCGCTTCGGCGCCGCGAGCGCGCAAAATGGCGCCATCGTCGCCAACCCGCAAAATGGACCGGTGCTTGCCGCCGACGACCTCACGCGCGGCTATCGCATCGATGTCTGGGACAGCCTGAGCGGCAAATGGCATTCGCTGTGCCGGCGCGACGGCACCTACGATTTCCAGAACGTCAACCTCGTCCGCCACCTCGATCCGGACGAAGGTTTTACCGCGCTCGCCACCAGCCAATCGGCCGACGGCACATCGCCGGATCTCTATCTGCCGGAATCGTTGTTCCGCTGGGCCGGCTGGAGCCTCGCGGTGCCGCGGATCGGCAAGACGGTGGGCCCGAGCGACACCGCGGCGACGCCAGAGAACCCGGCGCAGACCGAGTTCAAGCTGGTGGTGACATTCAAGCCGGTCCTGACGCCCAACGACAACAGGCTGCCGCGGCTGCGGTTCGGCGCCAGCTACCAATTCCGCGCGCGTGCCGTCGACCTTGCCGGCAACAGCCTGCCGCCCGACGCGTCGATCCACGCCTCTTTCAGCATTCCGCCGCAGCCGGTGCCCTATCTGCGCTATGAGCCGATCGCGGCGCCCGTAGTGGTGCTGCGTGCGGCGCTGAGCCCGACCACGACGCCCGGCGAATCCGTCGACCGCATCGTGATCCGCAGCAACTTCAACACGCCGGCCGCAGCGCCCTCCGAACGCCACCTCGCGCCCGCAAAAGTGTCGCAGGAGACGGCCGAGGTGCACGGCATGTTCGACACGCCGACGGGGCTCGACAAGACCGTCTACACCATGCTGACGCAGAAGGACGGCGATCTCGGCGTCGACCCCGCGCATCCCGACCAGCCGGTGCCGCATCCCGAGGCGCAGCTCGTGCTGCCTTATCTGCCGGATCCGCTCGCGGCCGGCGCCGCTTTCGTCAACCTTCCCGGCGTAGCTGCGGGCACGGTCTTCACCGTTCCCTTCACCGGGACATGGCCGAACGAGCGGCCGTTCCGCATCGTGCTGGCGGAAGGCGCCGGCGCGCCGGTGCTGACCGAGACGGCGCAAGAGCGCTTCCTGACCGTGCGGATCGCCAAGGCGGACGAGATCGCGGTGGTGCTGAGCTGCTATCCCACCGCCGACGCGCTGGCGAAGCTGGCGATCTGGGGCTGGATCCTGGAAGCTGGCCCGCCCAATCTCGCGGTGCTGCAGCAACTGGCCGACAATGGCGGGCACTGGATGCTGACGCCGCCGCGGGTCCTGACCTTGGTGCACGCGGTGCAGCAGCCGCTGATCGAGCCGCAATTCCAGGATCTGGCCGCCGCGCGCACGCTCGGCGGCACCAAGGCGCGGCTGACCGACGACATTCCGCTGAGCGGCAAGAGCACGATCAGGCTCGACATCAATGCGATCTGGGTCGAGACCATCGACGACGGCGGCCCCGGCCCGCAGCCGAAGACGCCGCCGGCGCAAACCCGCGCCTTCGAGACTCCGGTCGAGCGCAACGCGATCTCGCAGAAGATCGACGGCGCCCATGAATTTCACGACACCAAATATCGCAGCGTAACGTACGTCGCCACGGCGACCTCGCGCTTCCGCGAGTATTTTGCCGACAGCCTGACGCGGCCGGCAAGCGACTTCACCCGCGACTCCGTGCCCCTGACGCTCGACATCCTCAACACCGCGCGCCCGGCGGCGCCCAAGGTGTTGTATGTGCTGCCGACCTTCGGCTGGTCCGACAAGACCGAAGGCACGTGGAACGTCAGCGCGCGCGGCGGCGGCGGGCTCAGGGTCTATCTCGATCGGCCGTGGTTCTCCTCCGGCGCGGGCGAACTGCTCGGCGTCGTGCTGTGGGGTTGCGTGCCGCCGCAGCAAGGCACCTTCACTGCGTTCACCGTCCCCGACTATTTGTCGGCCGTCGTGACGCAGTGGGGCATGGACCCGATTTGGGACGCGCCGCCGCCACCGTCGCAAGCGGTGCCGCTGCCGCAGCATTTCCGCAACGCAGTCGACATTGCCAGCGGGCTCACGCTAGAATGGCCGCCGGGCTTCGGCAACATACCGATCTCGGTGGCGGGACATTCCGTCGGTTACGACGTCGACCGGCAATTGTGGTATTGCGATATCGAGCTCGATTCCGGCGTCGCCTATTTCCCCTTCATCCGCCTGGCGCTGGCGCGCTACCAGCCGAAATCGCTGCCCGACGCCCACCTCTCGCGCGTCGTGCTCGCCGATTACGTGCAGTTGGTGCCGGATCGGGCGGCGAGCATCGCCTTCGACGGCTTCGACCCGACGCTGTTGCAATTGGCGGTGACCGGCGTGCTGTTCGCGAACACCGCCCAATCATTGCTGCAGGTAACGGTCGAAGCCCAGGCCAAGAACGCCACCGGCGATGCCGCGTGGGTGCCGCTGTCGACGCAAACGCTGACGCCGATCAAGGGGCCGGGAGCGACAACGCTGTGGACTTCGCCCATCATTTTGCCGGCGCAGCGCGGCACACGCGCGTTCCGGCTGCGGCTGGAGGAGTTCGAGATCTACCAGACCGGCACCGCGGGCCAATCGCAGCAGCGGCTGGTGTATGCGGATGTGCTGAAGCTGTAGGTTTAGAGCGTTTTCCAGCGAAGTGGATACCGGTTCGCGCCAAGAAAACGCGTCAAAAAAAAGAAATAGAGCCCCGTTCCGATTCAATCGGAACGGAAAAGGCTCTAGGCGCCCGGATCAGGCGGCAGAGGCCACAGCAGGCTTCTTCGCAAGCATGGATCGCCGATCGTGAATCAAGCCCTCCAGCCGATGGGCGGCGACATTCAGCGTCGCGTCATCCACTGCGCTCTCGTCCCCGCGCGCCGTCCTGGCGCGTTGCGCGCCGAGAATGGCGTCGATCTCCTCCTCGATTTCCAAAAGCTCGGCCTCGGTGCCGGCTTTGCGAATCCGGCGCCCGAGGGCATAGAGCGAATCCAGCGGGCCCTGTCCGGTGAAAGGCGCCCCAAGTCCCAGGAACTTCCAGGCCGCGGCAAGCACGGTGGCCGCGGCGCCGAGCGCCATCGGCGTCAGATAGATCCAGTTGCCGTATTCATCCATAAAACTCTGCTGGGTGCCGTTGTAGACGGCGGCCGCCCCGGGGTGCAGCGCAAGGTAGGCATCCTGATCGGTGCTGGGTGCGGTGATCTGCCCGAAGATCGGATCCTCGGCCAACAGATCCCTGCGGACGTTCATGATGGTCTGCGTGAGAGTGGCGACCAGATCCGAACCGAGCTTCTTGTTCGCAACCAGATAGAGTGATGTTCTCAGGGTGGTCAGATCGTCATCCGGCACCGGCGGCGCGCCGCGCAAGGTGCCTTTCGGGACGTCGAAACTCTCGAAGGCACGCTCGGTTTCGGCGATCGCCGCCGCGGAATCGACCGGGATCAGCACCGGCAGCGCTTTCGACCCCTGCTGGGACAAGCTTCGCACCAGCGACAAATATTTTTGCGCCAGGGGAATCACGACGAGCAGTGCTGCAACCTCTTTGGATTGAAGGGCGCGCCGGGCATCCGTCAAGGCGATATCCTTGAACACTTTCTGCCGATCCAACCCGTATTCCTTGCTCAGCGCCTCGACGACTTTGGCATTGGTGCTCGCGCTAATCACCCCGACACGGCGTCCCTTCAGTTTGTCCATGCTGTCGACGCTTGAACCCGGCGGCGCGACGATGAGGACGACCATGTGGCTGACAACGACCACGGCGCGCGCTTGCGACAGGTCGCCGACATCGCCGCGAACCACGGCCAAGTCCACCTTGCCGGCTGCAAACGCATTAGCCGCTTCAAGCGCGGTGCCGCTGTCGACCACCTTGAGCCGCACCGCCGCGTTGGTAGTCGCGAGCCGGCTTGCAATGGCCGACATGGCCTTGGCAGCTTCGCCGTCAATCGAGCCGACCGCCACGCTCAAAGTCACCGGGCGGGTATAGTACCGATAGGCAAACAGGCCGGCGCCGGCCGCAAGACCGACCGCGCCGACCAGCACGACGAAGCGAAGCCAGAGCGGAAAATACAGCGAAGTCATGCTCGCTCCTCCCTGTTAGCCGACCGCTTGCCGCACGGGATGCGGCCCGATCAAATCCTAAGCTGCGGCAAGCCCTGCCGGATGGCTTGAGCGAGAGCTCGAGTTCATGGGGCAATTTGTCGGGCAGCCTGCCGACCGTCAACTGATCGAATATCTCGTGCGGTGCATCGGTCAACCGTTCGCTCCCCGAAGCGATCAAATGCCGAACCAGAGTGCATCCAGCCGCGCGACTCCACAAGGCGGGCACGCAGGGCGGATCGGCCGGCGCCGTCCGGGCATAGGCGCGCGGCATCACAGGATCATTATGGGCAATCCGGATTTGGGCTATAACAGCGGGGATCAATGACGATCCCAAGTTGAGCAATGAGGGAGGCGAGGTCCGATGCCAAAACTTTTGGGAACGACGGGACTGATCGTTTGCGCGGTGCTCTGCTTCAGTATTCCGGTCGCGAAGGCCGGTCCTTGCAGCGAAGACATTGCTCAATTCGAAGCCGCCATACGCCAGTCGGCGGGAAATCCGAACGCGGGATTGACGGCGCCACAGTCGGTTGGCGCCCAACTTAATCGGCAGCCAACACCCGCTTCCTTGAAGCAGGCCCAAAAGCGCCTGCAATCGAAATTCTCGACGACGATGGCCCGCGCCAAGCGGTTGGATGCCAGGGGCGATCGCACGGGATGCAGCGGCGCGCTTACCGCAGCCAAGCGAATGTATATTCTTTGAAACGAAGTCCGTCGGGGAGTTCGAGCCTAATGACGACTACACACGCGCTTCGACACGATTTCAAAAGGAAACCCAAATGAAATCGCACATAGCCTGTTTCGTGCTCGCCGCTGCTGCCGTGCTGGCGTTAACGCAACCTTCCCTGGCCCAAGGCACCTCCGGCGGAACCGGGGCCGTCGCCTCCATTCCCGGCAGCGTCGTCAGGGACCACCAACAAGGCCCCGGTCTTTTCAGCATCATCGCTGGTTCAACCCCGCCAAATTCGAGCCCGGATTCGAGACGAAGGACGACCGGCCCGGGCGAAACCGTGCAGCTGCCCCGACAAAAGACCGGCAAATGATCCGCTACCTAAGCGCCGTCATGCCCGGCCTTGAGCTGGCTTGAGCCGGGCATCCACGCCTTGCTTGAGCGAGGGCGACGATCGAAATTAAGACAGGAGTGGTGTCCTGTACGGCGCGGATGCTCGCTGATATGCTTAGCCGCGATCAGGACGCAATGGCAGTCCGCTAATCCAGTGTGGCTTGCTGGAGCAACACAGGTCCTGATTCCGTTCACATTGACCCGGACATTTCCAACCCGAAGGGGATTCTCAAGCGGCTGCATCATCCAACCAAAAGTATTGCGGGAGGTGTAACTATGGCTGCATCCGACTGGCGCCTCGAAGGCGAATGGATCAAGAATTGCAATTGCGCGTTCGGCTGTCCCTGCGATTTCAATGCCCTGCCGACCCACGGCTTTTGCAAGGGCATGGTCGGCATGAGGATTACCAAGGGACACTTCGAGGGCACTGGGCTTGATGGTCTCGTGTTCGCCGGAACCGTACATTTTCCCGGAGCGCTGCATGAGGGCAATGGGCAACTGCAGCCGATTATCGACGAGCGCGCTACCCCGGAACAGCGCCAGGCGCTGTTCGAAATCATGTCGGGCAAGCATTCCGCCGAGGGCACGCTGTTCCAGATCCTCAGCGTGATCGTAACCAAGATCCACGATCCGGTGTTTGCGCCCTTCGAGTTTTCATTCGACAAGAACGGGCGCGTCGCGCGTGTCGTCGCCAAGGGTGTGCTGGAGACCGAGGTCGAGCCGATCAAGAACCCGGTGACGGGCGCTGCGCATCGCATTCAGGTCGTGATGCCGGAAGGCTTTGAGCACAGGGCCGCCGAAGTCGCCTCGGCCAACATCCGCTCGACCGGGGCGATCAAGTTTGAAACGAAGGGCACGCATAGCTCGCTTGCCAACGTCGTCCAGACCCCCGATGGCGTTGCAGCTTGACGCTGCGCCGGAGCCTTCGCTCGAAAACGCTCTAGCGAGGTGACGGCATGAGCGACACGTCAGCGCTCGAACAAATCTTGCGGCATGACCGCCTGATCGTTGCAGGCGGCATTGCCGGGGTGACGGCGCTGGCCTGGACCTATCTGTTTGCCGGCGCAGGCATCGACATGAGCATGGCCGACATGCCGATGGACCCGATGCCATGGTCGCCGTCCTATGCCGCGCTGATGTTCATCATGTGGTCGATCATGATGATCGCCATGATGGTGTCGAGTGCAGCGCCCATGGTCCTGCTATTCGCGGCCATCAAGCGCAGGCAAGCGGCATCGGTGTCCCCCTTCGTCGATGCCTGGATCTTTCTCGGTGGCTATCTCCTGATATGGGCGGGCTTCAGCCTTGTTGCGACCCTGGCCCAGTGGGCACTCGAACGCGCTGGCCTGCTGTCGATGGCGATGGCGAGCACCAGCGCCGTGCTTGGCGGCGTCATTTTGCTGTTGGCGGGGTTTTACCAGTTCACGCCCGTCAAGAGCGTTTGCCTGCGCTACTGCCAGAGCCCGGTGCTGTTCCTGAGCCGGCACTGGCGGCCGGGCGCAGCGGGTGCATTGCGTATGGGGCTCCGGCACGGCAGCTACTGCCTCGGCTGTTGCTGGTTCCTGATGGCGCTGCTGTTCGTCAGCGGTATCATGAACCTGTTCTGGATCGCCGGCATCGCCCTCTATGTCGCGTGCGAGAAGTTGCTGCCGCTCGGCCACCGGCTCAGCCGCGCCGCCGGCGTGGGCCTGATTGCATCAGGCTTGATCGTTCTGGCGCGCGCGCCTTGAGTAAACGAAGCGTAATCCACTGCCCATCCGGGCCCGACAATCGCCAAGCAGGGAGAAAAAGCGTAAAACAACGCTGCTCGAGCAGGAAGGGACACCGTGGCAGCACTTTCGGATCAGAGGGCGAAGGCGCGCATTGCGATCGCCTTCGTGCTCCTGTTCGTCGTTGCGGCGGCGCTCTCGGTCGGGGTCTATTACCTGGGCAAGCTTCAGGAAAATATCGCCTCTCAGGAAAGCCGGATGGCGCTCGAAGCCATCAACAATGCGGCCTCGATCGACGAGGCGCTGGCACGATATCCGGCAAACAGATTCCTGAAGCTGATGGCGATGGCGACCACGGCCGCCCTGGAGACCAGCGCTGCCAGTGAAAAGCTGTCCCGTGAAATTGAACCACCGGCGCTTTCGAGGGGTATCACCCTGGCGGCAGCGAGCCGCGCCGATCTCGAGGCCCTTCGCCGCGATTTGAAGGTCGCGGAAACCAACGCGACGACATTCATGCCGCGCTACCTCGCCCTCCTCAAGGCCGAGCGCGACAGGCTCGAAAATTACGCGCTCTCACTGAGTATGGAAAAGAATGTCGCCAACAGGTTTATGCAGGACATCGACAGGCGGCACGCGGAAATCGCCGCTGTGATCTCCAAAATGCTGGCGGCCCGGGCCGAATATTATCGCGCGTACGATAAATGCGTCGCAGCGCTGCTGGCGGAATTCGGCATCTACAAGGTGACGAACGGACAGTTCATATTTCCAATTCAGTATATGGCGGACCGTTACAATGTCGCCGCCAACGCCATGACGTCAGCCGCACAGCGTGCCGCCGAACTGGAAGAAGCCAGGAAAACGCTTGCGCAGCCGCCGCTGAAGGGGTGGGAGCAGATCGCCGGCGGCGGGTGACCGGGCCGAAACTAATTCGGATTACTTCCGAAGAAACTGCACAGCTTCATAAAGTTCATTGCCGGAATTCCGAAACCTCCGCATCATTTCCGGAGCCGGACATCGCCCCCTGAAACGTCCGGCGCTCCCGCAAGGAGCCGCGAAGAGGCCTCAGTTTCCCCAAGTAGCTGAGGCCTCCCTTTCGTTGCGGTGAACCTGAAAAATCCGGCGGAACGAAGCGCCGAGAATCATCGCATGCGGTCTGTGCAGGGAAGATCGGGCGGCGGTGCCCCAATGGGGACCTAGTTGTTTGAACCAAACACCAGAGGAGATCGCCATGCATTTCTGCCTCACCGGACAATACACGCCACGCGCTCTCAACGGCATTTTGGAGAACCCGACCCAAAGTCGCGCCGAAGCGGCCAAGAAACTGATCGAGGCTGCCGGCGGCAAATTGATCTCGATGTACAGCACCCCGGTCGACGGCCCTGGAGTGCTGACAATCTTCGACGTGCCTGATCCTGGTGCAGCGCCGGCGATCGCTGGCATCGTTGTCGCAGCCGGCACCCTTCAGAACGTGAAGCTCACCCGCCTGCTGACACAGGACGAGATCATACCGATTCGGCAAAAAGCGGCTCAGCTTCGCGCTTCCTACGACCCGCCCTTCAAGTAAGTAGATTGGTGGCAGCCGACAGCGCTGCCACCAATTTCAGGCCGTTCAGCCGTTTCCTCAGCGCCGGCTGGCGCCGAGCCCGTTCCAGCTGCTCCAGCTCACGCGGGCGAGGCTTTGCAGGTCGGTCGCGACCGGCCGCTTGGTTCGCCGCTCATGGGCAGCGATGCATCGCTCGGATTCGGCGATCCTCTGCTTCAGTTTGGCGATCGTGCTTTGCGTCTGGCCGCTCGCACCGCCGATTTCGCCGGTCCTGAACCGGGCAATTTCCAGCGCCCGCACGGCGTCGCGGTTCTTCTTCAGCTGGACCCTGTGCCAGGCGATGTTGCTGTTGCTGTCGGCGATCATGTCGCAGCCACGGCTCTTGATCGTTCGAAATTGTTGGGCACCTCGATATCGACTTCAAGCGTCGAGACCGTCTTGCCCCTCTCCATCCTGACGATGACCTTGTCCGGATCGAGCACGACATGCCGGGATACCACGGCCAGGATCTCCGACCGCAGCAGTCCCAGCAGGTCGGGCTGGCCGCGCAACCCGCGCTCGTGCGCGAGCAAAATCTGCAACCGTTCCCGTGCAACAGGCGCGGAAGCAGTACGGCCGCCGAAGAGCCGCCGCAGATCCATCATGCCGCCCTCCGTCCCAGTAACCGGTTGATCAGGCCTTTTCGCTCGGTCGGAACCATCATCGCGACGGTTTCGCCCATCAAACGGCGCGCGGCGTCGGTATAGGCGCACGCCGGCGCGCAGGCGGCATTATTCAGGGTGACCGGCGATCCGACGTTCGACGCGCGCAGGACGTCCTGGCTCTCGGGAATGATTCCGAGCAGCGGCGTCGCCAGTATCTCGAGGATATCGTCGATGCTGAGCATTTCTCCCCGCGCCGCGCGCGCCGGGTCATAGCGGGTGATCAGCACATGCTTCTCCACCCGCTCGCCCCGCTCCGCCTTCACCGTCTTTGAATCGAGCATTCCGATGATGCGGTCGGAGTCGCGCACGGAGGAGACTTCGGGGTTGGTGACGATAACAGCCTCGTCGGCATAGCGCATCGCCAGCATGGCCCCACGCTCGATGCCCGCCGGACTGTCGCAGAGAACCCAGTCAAATCTGGTTCGCAAATCGTCAATGATACTCCTGACGCCTTCATCGGTCAGGGCATCCTTGTCCCGGGTCTGCGATGCCGGAAGCAACCACAGATTC from Bradyrhizobium sp. Ash2021 encodes the following:
- a CDS encoding TAXI family TRAP transporter solute-binding subunit, with translation MTSLYFPLWLRFVVLVGAVGLAAGAGLFAYRYYTRPVTLSVAVGSIDGEAAKAMSAIASRLATTNAAVRLKVVDSGTALEAANAFAAGKVDLAVVRGDVGDLSQARAVVVVSHMVVLIVAPPGSSVDSMDKLKGRRVGVISASTNAKVVEALSKEYGLDRQKVFKDIALTDARRALQSKEVAALLVVIPLAQKYLSLVRSLSQQGSKALPVLIPVDSAAAIAETERAFESFDVPKGTLRGAPPVPDDDLTTLRTSLYLVANKKLGSDLVATLTQTIMNVRRDLLAEDPIFGQITAPSTDQDAYLALHPGAAAVYNGTQQSFMDEYGNWIYLTPMALGAAATVLAAAWKFLGLGAPFTGQGPLDSLYALGRRIRKAGTEAELLEIEEEIDAILGAQRARTARGDESAVDDATLNVAAHRLEGLIHDRRSMLAKKPAVASAA
- a CDS encoding DUF1326 domain-containing protein gives rise to the protein MAASDWRLEGEWIKNCNCAFGCPCDFNALPTHGFCKGMVGMRITKGHFEGTGLDGLVFAGTVHFPGALHEGNGQLQPIIDERATPEQRQALFEIMSGKHSAEGTLFQILSVIVTKIHDPVFAPFEFSFDKNGRVARVVAKGVLETEVEPIKNPVTGAAHRIQVVMPEGFEHRAAEVASANIRSTGAIKFETKGTHSSLANVVQTPDGVAA
- the minD gene encoding septum site-determining protein MinD; translated protein: MAKVLVVTSGKGGVGKTTTTAALGAALAQMGEKVVVVDFDVGLRNLDLIMGAERRVVFDFINVAQGVAKLSQALIRDKRLENLWLLPASQTRDKDALTDEGVRSIIDDLRTRFDWVLCDSPAGIERGAMLAMRYADEAVIVTNPEVSSVRDSDRIIGMLDSKTVKAERGERVEKHVLITRYDPARAARGEMLSIDDILEILATPLLGIIPESQDVLRASNVGSPVTLNNAACAPACAYTDAARRLMGETVAMMVPTERKGLINRLLGRRAA
- a CDS encoding DUF2182 domain-containing protein, giving the protein MSDTSALEQILRHDRLIVAGGIAGVTALAWTYLFAGAGIDMSMADMPMDPMPWSPSYAALMFIMWSIMMIAMMVSSAAPMVLLFAAIKRRQAASVSPFVDAWIFLGGYLLIWAGFSLVATLAQWALERAGLLSMAMASTSAVLGGVILLLAGFYQFTPVKSVCLRYCQSPVLFLSRHWRPGAAGALRMGLRHGSYCLGCCWFLMALLFVSGIMNLFWIAGIALYVACEKLLPLGHRLSRAAGVGLIASGLIVLARAP
- a CDS encoding GYD domain-containing protein; translated protein: MHFCLTGQYTPRALNGILENPTQSRAEAAKKLIEAAGGKLISMYSTPVDGPGVLTIFDVPDPGAAPAIAGIVVAAGTLQNVKLTRLLTQDEIIPIRQKAAQLRASYDPPFK
- the minE gene encoding cell division topological specificity factor MinE, whose amino-acid sequence is MDLRRLFGGRTASAPVARERLQILLAHERGLRGQPDLLGLLRSEILAVVSRHVVLDPDKVIVRMERGKTVSTLEVDIEVPNNFERSRAVAAT